CGCGTCCACGCCCGGGTGAATCGAGCGCGCCAGTTCCTCGGCCTGGCCGAACGCGCGCTGCGCCGCCACGAGGCGCGGCGAGACTTCGCCTCCGAACGGCTGCACCGAATGCAGTAGATGATGGAACAGCGCCCCCGCGCTGCGCTCGTCAGTGCCGCTCGCGAAATGCGCTTCGCTGCGCGTGCGCAATTCCGCCTCGACCTGTTCGGTGCGCGCGTGCGTGGGCACGTGGCCCGCCACGTGATGCAGCGTTGCGAGCCGGCCGTAATCCTGCTCGAACAACGCCGTTGCGCCATGCACGAAGAATTCACGCTCAGGCGAGGAAAGGCTCGTCATCAGCGCCGCGCCCGCGAGTACGAGGCGGCCGCGCGTCTCTGGCTCGACGCTCACCGCGACCTGCCTGGCGTCGAGGGCCGCATGAAAGAAGCCGTGTTCGAAAGCCTGGCGCGTGACCACTTCGATCAGATGCGCCGCCACCTGCGTGACGTTGATATGGTGCTCGGCAAGCCCGGCGATATCGGTCGCGCGCACGGTGTCGATGTGCTGCACGGCGATCGTCTGCGGGGTGCAGAGGTCCCAGATCACGTCGGGCACGACGATGCGCGGGTCGTCGCCGAGCTGATGGCCGCTCTGGCTCAGGTTCGCGGCCTGGGCGCGCAGGTCGAAGCGCCGCTGCAGATCCTCGCGCAGCGTCTGCGCAAGCGTGTGCAGTTGCAGCTTGCGCGCGGCGCGCGAAAAGCGTTCGATCCAGCGGGCCACGGCGCACAGTAGCGCGGCGTCGTCGTCGACTTCCTGGACCTGTTTCGCGCGCAGCACGCGCAGCGTGATCGTCTGGTGACCGTTCACCGGCAGCGCGAGCCGCGCGAGGTGCGTCTGTTCGCACCAGCCGTTGTGGGCCGCCTTGGGGTCGATCCACGTGAATACCGTATCGGGGGGCTTGCCTAGCGCGGTGCGCAGTGCGGTGTTGAGTGCCTCGCCGGCGAGAGGTTCTTCGAAGTGCTCGATAGTGTCGATCGCGTCATGCAACGTCGCGCCCGCGAGTTCGGGGCGCGTGGCGAGCGTTTGCGCGAAGGCCGTGGCGAGCGGGGCGAGACGCGGCAGCGAACCATGCAGGCGCGAGGCGAGACGCGGGTCGCCGTGCAGGCTCGAGGCGAGCGTGAGGAACCAGTGGAGCTTGTGATGCTCGGGCGCTGCGAGCCAGATCAGCCTGAAGCCATAACGCAGTGCACAAAACAGCAGACGCAATTGACGAAGTCGTGAACGCATGAATTCCAATGGTCGGCAAGGCGAGCGTCGCGTGAGCGCGCGGTCTCCACGAGATTAGCAGGGATGCGCGCGCGATGGCAGCGCGGGCTCGTTCTGCGCATGCGTAATACAATACGGCGGCCTTCTGGATTCACGCCGGATTCACTTCATTACCCGCGTCATGCTCGCAGAACAACGTCACCAATACATCCTCTCGCAAGTGAACCGGACGGGCGCGCTTTCCGTGGCGGATCTCGTGCGCGAACTGCGCGTTTCCCGCGAGACGATCCGGCGCGACCTCAACACGCTCGCGGAGCGCGGGCTGCTCGTCACGACCCACGGCGGCGCGCTCTCCAGCGACCGCCGCGAGCCCGATCTCGACGTGCGGGAAGCCGCCAACGCGAGCGCCAAGCGCGCGATCGGCGAGCGCGCAGCGGAGTTCGTTCCTGACGGCGCCTCGGTCATCATCGATTCGGGCAGCACGACGCATGCGCTCGCTCGCGCGCTCACCGACCGCCATCGGCTCACGGTCTATACCAACGACTGGCGCATCGCGCTCCTGCTCGGCCGCCGCAACGAAAACCGCGTCACGCTGCTGGGCGGCGAGCTGTCCGATCATGAGGAAGCGACCTTCGGCCTCGACACCGTGCAACAACTGGCCCAGTACCACGCTGACTTTGCGTTCGTCGGCGCGGGCGGCATCACCGCCGACGGCTGGCTCACCGACTACTCGCGCATGGTCGCCGAGGTCCGCAGCCGCATGCTCGCGGCCACGGCCTGCGCGATCGTCGTCGCCGACCATTCGAAGTTCGGGCGCGTGACGCCCGTGCGCATCAACGGCTTCGAGCAGGCGCGCTACGTCATCACCGAGCTGGCGCCCGAAAAGAGCGTCGCGCGCGCCATCGCGGCGCGCGGGCCCGAACTTGTCATCGCCTGAGTCTTCTTGCGGCGCAGCGCAACGCGCGCTGCATTTGCTTTTGCACTTGTAGACAAGCCCACGCCTGCCGCCGATGCCTGAGCGGCGGAATTTGCACGGCTATGTGGTTTGTCGAATATTGGCGAATTGTGGAATTTTTTGACAAACGCCACAATCGTCATGCGCGTGTCATCAAAACCTGTGATTCTTGCGGGGCCCGTCCAGATGGGCCGGTAAGCGAGGCGAGCGGCAACGCCGCGCCTTCACCGGGCTGGCTGTTCAGGTGGAAAACGTCGGATTGTAGACAATCTGCAATCCGCGATGCGAGACCACCAGGCGGGCAATGACAGGCGGCGCAGTCCGCCGAAGTTCGGATTGTTCAACTCAGTTCGATCCATTCAATCACAAACGCATCGGGTATCCCGAGCATCTGGTTTTTGCCTTCGGAGAGTGACATGAACCACACGAAATCCCATCGCGCGGGTTTTGCACGCAAGCTGCTGCCGATCGCGGCCGCCGCGGCGCTGCTGGGCGCAGCCGCGAGCGCGCACGCCGCCGACGCCGTCGTGCTGTACACGGCCGACGGCCTCGAAAATCTCTACAAGGACGTGCTGCCGGCCTTCGAAAAGAAGGAAGGCGTGAAGGTCAACATCGTGACGGCGGGCAGCGGCGAAGTGGTGAACCGCGCGAACGTCGAGAAGGACTCGCCGAAGGCCGACGTGATCGTCACACTGCCGCCGTTCATCCAGCAGGCGCAGCAAAGCGGGCTGCTGCAGCCGTACCAGAGCGTGAACTACAAGAACGTGCCGGCGATCGCGAAGGCGACGGACGGTTCGTGGGCGACGTTCGTGAACAACTACTTCTCGTTCGCGATCAATCCCGATGTCGTGAAGAACGAGCCCAAGACGTTTGCCGACCTGCTGCACCCGGACTACTCGGGCAAGGTCGCGTACTCGAACCCGGCCACGGCTGGCGACGGCATGGCCGTGATCATCCTCACGACCTCGCTGATGGGCGAAGACAAGGCGTTCGACTACCTCAAGAAGCTCGAGCAGAGCGCGAAGTTCCACACCAAGGGCACGGGCTACCTCGACGTGCTGCTCTCGCGTAACGAAATCTCGGTGGCCAACGGCGACCTGCAGATGGATCTCGACGACGCAGCCAACGGCGGCCTCTCGCTCAAGCCGATCTTCCTCGCGGCCGATGCTGGCGGTCATCCCACGACGTTCCAGTTGCCGTACGCAATCGGCCTGATCAAGGGCGGCCCGAACCAGGCTGAAGGCAAGAAGCTGATCGACTATCTGATGTCGACGGACGTGCAGTCGAAGGTGCCGGACATCTTCGGCATTCCGGGCCGCACGGATGTGGCGCTCTCGGGCAAGAACGGCGAAGCGGTCAAGCAGGCCATCCAGGGTGTGAAGCTCATTCCGGTGGACTGGAACCAGGTGATGGCGAAGAAGGCCGACTGGACGACGCGCTGGAAGAACGAAGTCATCGGCTCGTCGGGCAAGCCGCTCGAAGTCGTGAAGCCGAAGTAAGAACCCGTACTTGCAGGAGATGAACCCGGTGAATACCGCAAGTCTAGCGCCGGCCGGCATGGCCCGCGCGCTGCCGGATGTGTCCGGACTCACTGACGCCACGGACGCGCCCGGCGCCGCGGGCGTGCAGATCGACCACCTGAGCGTGCGCTTCGGCGCGCGCACTGTCCTCGACGATCTGTCGCTCACGATCCGCCGCGGCGAACTGCTGACCGTGCTGGGCCGCAGCGGCTGCGGCAAGACGACCTTGCTGCGTTTCATCGCCGGGTTCATCGAAGCCGATGGACTCGCGGGCTCGCTCACCGTGGCGGGCCGCGACCTGACCCATGTGCCGCCGCATCAGCGCAACCTGGGTCTGCTGTTCCAGAGCTATGCGCTTTTTCCGCATCTCTCGGTGTTCGAGAATGTCGCGTTCGGGTTGAAGGCGCGCCGCGTGCCGTCGCGCGATATCGCGCGACGCGTGGCCGATGCCCTCAAGCTCGTGCAGCTCGGCGACGCGGGGCACGTCATGCCCGCGCAGCTCTCGGGCGGCATGCAGCAGCGCGTGGCGCTCGCGCGCGCGCTCGTGATCGAGCCGGACGTGCTGCTGCTCGACGAGCCGCTCTCGGCACTCGACGCCAATCTGCGCGCTTCGGTGCGCTCCGAATTGAAGGCGCTGCACGAGCGCCTGCCCGATCTGACGATCGTGTGCGTGACGCACGATCAGGACGACGCGCTCGTGCTGTCCGACCGCACGCTGCTGATGCGCGATGGCCGCATCGCCCAGCTCGGCACGCCGCAGGAACTCTACGACACGCCCAACGACGCCTACGTGGCCCGCTATCTCGGCGCGGCGAATCTGCTGCCGCCGAATGTCGCGTTCCCGCTCGGCGACGCGCGCCACGACGTGCGCG
The nucleotide sequence above comes from Paraburkholderia flagellata. Encoded proteins:
- the phnT gene encoding 2-aminoethylphosphonate ABC transport system ATP-binding subunit PhnT, encoding MNTASLAPAGMARALPDVSGLTDATDAPGAAGVQIDHLSVRFGARTVLDDLSLTIRRGELLTVLGRSGCGKTTLLRFIAGFIEADGLAGSLTVAGRDLTHVPPHQRNLGLLFQSYALFPHLSVFENVAFGLKARRVPSRDIARRVADALKLVQLGDAGHVMPAQLSGGMQQRVALARALVIEPDVLLLDEPLSALDANLRASVRSELKALHERLPDLTIVCVTHDQDDALVLSDRTLLMRDGRIAQLGTPQELYDTPNDAYVARYLGAANLLPPNVAFPLGDARHDVRDKLACLRPESLRVVPLGEGSLHGTIESVEWYGSVLSVPVLLDAMPNEPVLVTMQRGHGMTPAKGMRVSLRYEADDVVLINP
- the phnS gene encoding 2-aminoethylphosphonate ABC transporter substrate-binding protein; the protein is MNHTKSHRAGFARKLLPIAAAAALLGAAASAHAADAVVLYTADGLENLYKDVLPAFEKKEGVKVNIVTAGSGEVVNRANVEKDSPKADVIVTLPPFIQQAQQSGLLQPYQSVNYKNVPAIAKATDGSWATFVNNYFSFAINPDVVKNEPKTFADLLHPDYSGKVAYSNPATAGDGMAVIILTTSLMGEDKAFDYLKKLEQSAKFHTKGTGYLDVLLSRNEISVANGDLQMDLDDAANGGLSLKPIFLAADAGGHPTTFQLPYAIGLIKGGPNQAEGKKLIDYLMSTDVQSKVPDIFGIPGRTDVALSGKNGEAVKQAIQGVKLIPVDWNQVMAKKADWTTRWKNEVIGSSGKPLEVVKPK
- a CDS encoding ABC1 kinase family protein, with the protein product MRSRLRQLRLLFCALRYGFRLIWLAAPEHHKLHWFLTLASSLHGDPRLASRLHGSLPRLAPLATAFAQTLATRPELAGATLHDAIDTIEHFEEPLAGEALNTALRTALGKPPDTVFTWIDPKAAHNGWCEQTHLARLALPVNGHQTITLRVLRAKQVQEVDDDAALLCAVARWIERFSRAARKLQLHTLAQTLREDLQRRFDLRAQAANLSQSGHQLGDDPRIVVPDVIWDLCTPQTIAVQHIDTVRATDIAGLAEHHINVTQVAAHLIEVVTRQAFEHGFFHAALDARQVAVSVEPETRGRLVLAGAALMTSLSSPEREFFVHGATALFEQDYGRLATLHHVAGHVPTHARTEQVEAELRTRSEAHFASGTDERSAGALFHHLLHSVQPFGGEVSPRLVAAQRAFGQAEELARSIHPGVDAWGIARHTLADIARQDLGHHGWIRRLSQELPHLAQIAPRVPQMVFRFLEHHAKAGHGPAAAQAAQQAALLDAWRREHRRTRALLLACAVCGGLIGVTAVLFGS
- a CDS encoding DeoR/GlpR family DNA-binding transcription regulator — translated: MLAEQRHQYILSQVNRTGALSVADLVRELRVSRETIRRDLNTLAERGLLVTTHGGALSSDRREPDLDVREAANASAKRAIGERAAEFVPDGASVIIDSGSTTHALARALTDRHRLTVYTNDWRIALLLGRRNENRVTLLGGELSDHEEATFGLDTVQQLAQYHADFAFVGAGGITADGWLTDYSRMVAEVRSRMLAATACAIVVADHSKFGRVTPVRINGFEQARYVITELAPEKSVARAIAARGPELVIA